In Penaeus vannamei isolate JL-2024 chromosome 4, ASM4276789v1, whole genome shotgun sequence, a single window of DNA contains:
- the LOC113812379 gene encoding uncharacterized protein: MSCNERSEKQIQAHLCVEEDPVLHPPCLRPLAINIALCQEPPSHSSSHCSRTQADSATIMNSRVFVALLLCGLWASSESLILLGTTAAAGTIAATTVTASAAAALGVGALAVLKGVLIGKHLKRRYRRDVDSMEEDVATEIAVAENMDSAGCVAKLLCEIEAMSADQLTPAMSTFKTAFDNNSNLKGSRGVYDLAITFGSKFAKKDAKACSALFDKCVLSRDDLSFMLDSTFSC, encoded by the exons ATGTCTTGTAACGAACGTTCAGAGAAGCAGATACAAGCACATTTGTGCGTTGAGGAA gaTCCGGTCCTTCACCCCCCTTGCCTCCGTCCACTCGCTATAAATATCGCGCTCTGCCAGGAACCGCCATCACACTCGTCCTCTCACTGCTCCAGAACACAAGCAG ACTCCGCCACCATCATGAATTCTCGCGTGTTTGTCGCTCTCCTCCTGTGCGGCCTCTGGGCCTCCTCCGAGTCTCTCATCCTCTTGGGAACCACCGCCGCAGCCGGAACCATCGCCGCTACCACTGTCACTGCTTCTGCAGCGGCAGCTTTGGGCGTGGGCGCCCTGGCAGTGCTCAAGGGAGTTCTTATCGGGAAGCATCTCAAGCGCCGTTACAGGAGGGACGTCGATTCCATGGAGGAGGACGTTGCAACAGAA ATTGCTGTGGCCGAGAATATGGACTCTGCTGGTTGCGTGGCCAAGCTCTTGTGCGAAATCGAGGCCATGTCCGCTGACCAGCTCACGCCAGCCATGTCCACCTTCAAGACCGCcttcgacaacaacagcaacctcaAGGGATCCCGAGGCGTCTACGACCTGGCCATCACCTTCGGCTCCAAGTTCGCCAAGAAAGACGCCAAGGCCTGCAGCGCCCTCTTCGACAAGTGCGTCCTCTCCAGGGACGATCTCTCCTTCATGCTGGATTCCACCTTCTCATGCTAG
- the LOC113812384 gene encoding uncharacterized protein, with protein sequence MRSGPSPACLRPLAINIALCQEPTSHSSSHCSRTQADSATIMNSRVFVALLLCGLWASSESFILLGTTAAAGTIAATTVTASAAAALGVGALAVLKGVLIGKHLKRRYRRDVDSMEEDVATEIAVAQKMDSAGCVAKLLCEIEAMSADQLTPAMSTFKTAFDNNSNLKGSRGVYDLAITFGSKFAKKDAKACSALFDKCVLSRDDLSFMLDSTFSC encoded by the exons atga GATCAGGTCCGTCACCCGCCTGCCTCCGTCCACTCGCTATAAATATCGCGCTCTGCCAGGAACCAACATCACACTCGTCCTCTCACTGCTCCAGAACACAAGCAG ACTCCGCCACCATCATGAATTCTCGCGTGTTTGTCGCTCTCCTCCTGTGCGGCCTCTGGGCCTCCTCCGAGTCTTTCATCCTCTTGGGAACCACCGCCGCAGCTGGGACCATCGCCGCTACCACTGTCACTGCTTCTGCAGCGGCAGCTTTGGGCGTGGGCGCCCTGGCAGTGCTCAAGGGAGTTCTTATCGGGAAGCATCTGAAGCGCCGTTACAGGAGGGACGTCGATTCCATGGAGGAGGACGTTGCAACAGAA ATTGCTGTGGCCCAGAAGATGGACTCTGCCGGTTGCGTGGCCAAGCTCTTGTGCGAAATCGAGGCCATGTCCGCTGACCAGCTCACGCCAGCCATGTCCACCTTCAAGACCGCcttcgacaacaacagcaacctcaAGGGATCCCGAGGCGTCTACGACCTGGCCATCACCTTCGGCTCCAAGTTCGCCAAGAAAGACGCCAAGGCCTGCAGCGCCCTCTTCGACAAGTGCGTCCTCTCCAGGGACGATCTCTCCTTCATGCTGGATTCCACCTTCTCATGCTAG
- the LOC138860718 gene encoding uncharacterized protein yields the protein MNSRVFVALLLCGLWASSESLILLGTTAAAGTIAATTVTASAAAALGVGALAVLKGVLIGKHLKRRYRRDVDSMEIDDEVEVAVAKELDSAGCIAKLLCEIEATPADSLTPSMSTFKTAFENPDNLKSSRIEYDQAIALAKDDPKACSVRFNKCVLSREDLFVMLDTVFSC from the exons ATGAACTCTCGCGTGTTCGTCGCTCTCCTCCTGTGCGGCCTCTGGGCCTCCTCCGAGTCTCTCATCCTCTTGGGAACCACCGCCGCAGCCGGGACCATCGCCGCTACCACTGTCACTGCTTCTGCAGCGGCAGCTTTGGGCGTGGGCGCCCTGGCAGTGCTCAAGGGAGTTCTTATCGGGAAGCATCTCAAGCGCCGTTACAGGAGGGACGTCGATTCTATGGAGATCGACGATGAAGTTGAG GTGGCCGTCGCCAAGGAACTGGATTCGGCCGGCTGCATCGCCAAGTTGCTGTGCGAGATCGAGGCGACGCCCGCCGACAGCCTCACCCCATCCATGTCCACCTTCAAGACGGCCTTCGAGAATCCCGACAACCTCAAGTCCTCCCGCATCGAGTACGACCAGGCCATCGCCCTCGCCAAGGACGACCCCAAGGCGTGCAGCGTCCGATTCAACAAGTGTGTCCTTTCAAGGGAGGATCTCTTCGTCATGCTCGACACCGTCTTCTCATGCTAG
- the LOC113812374 gene encoding uncharacterized protein: MNSRVFVALLLCGLWASSESLILLGTTAAAGTIAATTVTASAAAALGVGALAVLKGVLIGKHLKRRYRRDVDSMEIDDEVEVAVAKELDSAGCIAKLLCEIEATPADSLTPSMSTFKTAFENPDNLKSSRIEYDQAIALAKDDPKACSVRFDKCVLSREDLFVMLDTVFSC, translated from the exons ATGAACTCTCGCGTGTTCGTCGCTCTCCTCCTGTGCGGCCTCTGGGCCTCCTCCGAGTCTCTCATCCTCTTGGGAACCACCGCCGCAGCCGGGACCATCGCCGCTACCACTGTCACTGCTTCTGCAGCGGCAGCTTTGGGCGTGGGCGCCCTGGCAGTGCTCAAGGGAGTTCTTATCGGGAAGCATCTCAAGCGCCGTTACAGGAGGGACGTCGATTCTATGGAGATCGACGATGAAGTTGAG GTGGCCGTCGCCAAGGAACTGGATTCGGCCGGCTGCATCGCCAAGTTGCTGTGCGAGATCGAGGCGACGCCCGCCGACAGCCTCACCCCATCCATGTCCACCTTCAAGACGGCCTTCGAGAATCCCGACAACCTCAAGTCCTCCCGCATCGAGTACGACCAGGCCATCGCCCTCGCCAAGGACGACCCCAAGGCGTGCAGCGTCCGATTCGACAAGTGTGTCCTTTCAAGGGAGGATCTCTTCGTCATGCTCGACACCGTCTTCTCATGCTAG
- the LOC113812373 gene encoding uncharacterized protein, whose amino-acid sequence MNSRVFVALLLCGLWASSESLILLGTTAAAGTIAATTVTASAAAALGVGALAVLKGVLIGKHLKRRYRRDVDSMEIDDEVEVAVAKELDSAGCIAKLLCEIEATPADSLTPSMSTFKTAFENPDNLKSSRIEYDQAIALAKDDPKACSVRFNKCVLSREDLFVMLDTVFSC is encoded by the exons ATGAACTCTCGCGTGTTTGTCGCCCTCCTCCTCTGCGGCCTCTGGGCCTCCTCCGAGTCTCTCATCCTCTTGGGAACCACCGCCGCAGCCGGGACCATCGCCGCTACCACTGTCACTGCTTCTGCAGCGGCAGCTTTGGGCGTGGGCGCCCTGGCAGTGCTCAAGGGAGTTCTTATCGGGAAGCATCTCAAGCGCCGTTACAGGAGGGATGTCGATTCCATGGAGATCGACGATGAAGTTGAG GTGGCCGTCGCCAAGGAACTGGATTCGGCCGGCTGCATCGCCAAGTTGCTGTGCGAGATCGAGGCGACGCCCGCCGACAGCCTCACCCCATCCATGTCCACCTTCAAGACGGCCTTCGAGAATCCCGACAACCTCAAGTCCTCCCGCATCGAGTACGACCAGGCCATCGCCCTCGCCAAGGACGACCCCAAGGCGTGCAGCGTCCGATTCAACAAGTGTGTCCTTTCAAGGGAGGATCTCTTCGTCATGCTCGACACCGTCTTCTCATGCTAG
- the LOC113812378 gene encoding uncharacterized protein: protein MTSSFQKIPVLQPTANFTMETPMSVWMVTPAIPRTRGVVQKHNKQISHNLTDGTRVCHRSGPSPACLRPLAINIALCQEPTSHSSSHCSRTQADSATIMNSRVFVALLLCGLWASSESLILLGTTAAAGTIAATTVTASAAAALGVGALAVLKGVLIGKHLKRRYRRDVDSMEEDVATEIAVAQKMDSAGCVAKLLCEIEAMSADQLTPAMSTFKTAFDNNSNLKGSRGVYDLAITFGSKFAKKDAKACSALFDKCVLSRDDLSFMLDSTFSC, encoded by the exons TCAgtgtggatggtaaccccggccattccccGTACACGGGGAGTAGTTCAGAAGCACAACAAACAgataagccacaatttgactgatggcACAAGAGTCTGTCACA GATCAGGTCCGTCACCCGCCTGCCTCCGTCCACTCGCTATAAATATCGCGCTCTGCCAGGAACCAACATCACACTCGTCCTCTCACTGCTCCAGAACACAAGCAG ACTCCGCCACCATCATGAATTCTCGCGTGTTTGTCGCTCTCCTCCTGTGCGGCCTCTGGGCCTCCTCCGAGTCTCTCATCCTCTTGGGAACCACCGCCGCAGCCGGGACCATCGCCGCTACCACTGTCACTGCTTCTGCAGCGGCAGCTTTGGGCGTGGGCGCCCTGGCAGTGCTCAAGGGAGTTCTTATCGGGAAGCATCTGAAGCGCCGTTACAGGAGGGACGTCGATTCCATGGAGGAGGACGTTGCAACAGAA ATTGCTGTGGCCCAGAAGATGGACTCTGCTGGTTGCGTAGCCAAGCTCTTGTGCGAAATCGAGGCCATGTCCGCTGACCAGCTCACGCCAGCCATGTCCACCTTCAAGACCGCcttcgacaacaacagcaacctcaAGGGATCCCGAGGCGTCTACGACCTGGCCATCACCTTCGGCTCCAAGTTCGCCAAGAAAGACGCCAAGGCCTGCAGCGCCCTCTTCGACAAGTGCGTCCTCTCCAGGGACGATCTCTCCTTCATGCTGGATTCCACCTTCTCATGCTAG